The following coding sequences are from one Rickettsiales bacterium window:
- a CDS encoding DUF4174 domain-containing protein, translating into MRYSKRLVLCLILLLGFTACSQQGVAELMEKYLWEKRVLLVFSDSAENEHYASQQFSLTESVAGMKERDLVVWSFIVNQEVSVEGKSKAHLGTSRFYDYFNVRENGFTIILLGKDGEEKHRQNTALSMPELFSMIDAMPMRQREIRKDQ; encoded by the coding sequence ATGCGATACAGTAAACGGCTCGTTTTATGTTTGATTCTTCTGTTGGGCTTTACCGCATGCAGTCAGCAGGGGGTTGCTGAGCTCATGGAGAAGTATCTCTGGGAAAAGCGTGTTTTGCTGGTTTTCTCGGACTCTGCTGAAAATGAACATTACGCAAGCCAACAATTCTCTCTCACAGAGAGTGTTGCTGGCATGAAGGAACGTGACCTAGTGGTGTGGTCTTTTATTGTTAACCAAGAAGTATCCGTTGAAGGCAAGAGCAAGGCTCACCTTGGAACATCGCGGTTCTATGATTATTTCAACGTTCGTGAAAATGGCTTTACTATCATTTTGCTTGGTAAAGATGGTGAAGAAAAGCACCGTCAGAATACTGCTCTTTCAATGCCCGAGCTCTTTAGCATGATTGATGCGATGCCGATGCGGCAGCGTGAGATAAGGAAAGATCAGTAA
- a CDS encoding FAD-dependent oxidoreductase produces the protein MSKIAIIGAGFSGLVLAKELSAFADVTVFEKARGVSGRMSTRYADTYQFDHGAQFFTAKTAAFQEFLQPLISQGVVAHWTPRFVEIDRNVITGERQWDENYPHYVGMPKMNQIAKHLAEGLTINLQTPVATIEKKADEWCLKDDAGGAQGCFDWVISTAPPVQSTALLPEIFTHHTALQKTRMSGCFSLMLGFAEPLPLSWDAALVMHADISWISVNSSKPGRPAGYSLLINSTNDWAEKHLDDDRAEVQDYLCSAVSKVIGHDVSQADHIALHGWRYANIGKQDGEPSLLDAENQLAACGDWCIQGRVEAGFTSAMHLADKLKEQL, from the coding sequence ATGAGTAAAATCGCTATTATTGGGGCGGGTTTCTCAGGCTTGGTGCTGGCAAAGGAGCTTTCCGCTTTTGCAGATGTTACTGTTTTTGAGAAAGCGCGCGGCGTAAGCGGGCGGATGTCGACACGCTATGCGGATACGTATCAGTTTGACCATGGTGCGCAGTTTTTTACGGCCAAGACAGCAGCCTTTCAGGAGTTTCTTCAACCCCTCATTTCGCAAGGGGTTGTGGCGCACTGGACCCCGCGGTTTGTAGAGATAGATCGTAATGTCATTACTGGTGAGCGTCAGTGGGATGAGAACTATCCGCATTATGTAGGAATGCCTAAGATGAACCAGATCGCTAAGCATCTTGCTGAAGGGCTCACTATCAATCTGCAAACTCCTGTCGCAACAATAGAGAAAAAGGCTGACGAGTGGTGCCTAAAAGATGATGCAGGGGGCGCACAAGGCTGCTTCGACTGGGTGATTTCGACGGCTCCACCCGTGCAGTCCACAGCATTACTGCCCGAAATATTCACGCATCATACAGCATTACAGAAAACCAGAATGTCCGGCTGCTTTTCGCTCATGTTAGGCTTTGCCGAACCGCTCCCCTTGTCGTGGGATGCAGCCTTGGTGATGCATGCTGATATCAGCTGGATATCTGTTAATAGCAGCAAACCGGGGCGACCAGCGGGTTACTCTTTACTCATCAATTCCACCAATGATTGGGCAGAGAAGCATTTGGATGATGATCGTGCAGAGGTGCAAGATTATCTATGTAGCGCAGTCTCGAAGGTGATTGGCCATGATGTGAGTCAGGCTGACCACATTGCCCTGCATGGGTGGCGTTATGCGAATATTGGCAAACAAGATGGAGAGCCATCATTGTTGGATGCAGAGAATCAACTGGCGGCTTGCGGAGACTGGTGCATTCAAGGCCGCGTGGAGGCCGGATTTACCAGCGCTATGCATTTAGCCGATAAACTGAAAGAACAGTTATGA